A single window of Chloroflexia bacterium SDU3-3 DNA harbors:
- a CDS encoding DUF72 domain-containing protein produces MTIHIGTSGWSYAHWDGVLYPHGSAPRERLGYYTQRFQTVEVNSTYYRWPADATFAHWRRRLAPPFRLTVKAPRGLSHGARLYAPEAWIARIERSLGLLGDTLGVLLVQLPPDMACDHARLRYFLQRLPPGLRVAMELRHASWHTQAVFDLLERHGAAYCVMSGAQLPCVLRATAAFVYARLHGPDTQHMYAGSYSDADLHWWAERLREWEAQGREVFVYFNNDGDGNAVRNALTLRAIVGR; encoded by the coding sequence ATGACGATCCATATCGGCACATCGGGGTGGAGCTACGCGCACTGGGATGGGGTGCTCTACCCGCACGGCAGCGCGCCGCGCGAGCGGCTGGGCTACTATACCCAGCGCTTCCAGACCGTCGAGGTGAACAGCACCTACTACCGCTGGCCCGCCGACGCGACCTTCGCGCACTGGCGGCGGCGGCTGGCCCCACCCTTCCGCCTGACGGTCAAGGCCCCGCGCGGGCTGAGCCACGGGGCGCGGCTGTACGCGCCCGAGGCCTGGATCGCCCGCATCGAGCGGAGCCTGGGGCTGCTGGGCGACACGCTCGGCGTGCTGCTGGTGCAGCTGCCGCCGGACATGGCCTGCGACCACGCGCGGCTCCGCTACTTTCTCCAGCGCCTGCCGCCCGGCCTGCGGGTGGCGATGGAGCTGCGCCACGCCAGCTGGCACACCCAGGCGGTGTTCGATCTGCTAGAGCGGCACGGCGCGGCCTACTGCGTGATGAGCGGCGCGCAGCTGCCCTGCGTCCTGCGGGCGACGGCGGCCTTCGTCTACGCGCGGCTGCACGGGCCGGATACGCAGCATATGTACGCGGGGTCGTACAGCGACGCCGACCTACACTGGTGGGCCGAGCGGCTGCGCGAGTGGGAGGCGCAGGGTCGCGAGGTGTTCGTCTACTTCAACAACGATGGCGATGGCAACGCGGTGCGCAACGCGCTGACGCTGCGGGCGATTGTGGG
- a CDS encoding HAD family phosphatase, whose protein sequence is MTQIRCIALDLDGTLLGPDHQISAANASAIRDCLDAGIHVVLASGRSFDSMRPYGQALGLPELICQNGAAVGDVASDSVRARQLLQPDQVALVSGLLLARGIPFCLFGLREIVYLPGKAQPDVLLSYGEPMFREVPALTPQHIPDPVKLLAFCEASPCDDELRALTAPALDQLRTHRSFLEWMPPGVGKGAALAEVAARLGLSKEEVMSVGDSQNDISMFAVSGVSVAMASAAPDVAAHARYRTASNAEDGVALALRRFALGVAV, encoded by the coding sequence ATGACCCAGATCCGATGCATCGCCCTCGACCTCGACGGCACGCTGCTTGGGCCCGACCACCAGATCAGCGCGGCCAATGCGTCCGCCATCCGCGACTGCCTCGACGCAGGCATCCACGTCGTGCTGGCCAGCGGTCGATCCTTCGACTCCATGCGCCCCTACGGCCAGGCCCTGGGCCTGCCCGAGCTGATCTGCCAGAACGGCGCGGCGGTGGGCGACGTGGCCAGCGACAGCGTGCGCGCCCGCCAGCTGCTGCAGCCCGACCAGGTGGCGCTGGTGAGCGGGCTGCTGCTCGCGCGGGGCATCCCGTTCTGCCTGTTTGGGCTGCGCGAGATCGTCTACCTGCCCGGCAAGGCCCAGCCCGATGTGCTGCTCTCCTACGGCGAGCCGATGTTCCGCGAGGTGCCCGCGCTCACGCCCCAGCACATCCCCGACCCGGTCAAGCTGCTGGCCTTCTGCGAGGCCAGCCCGTGCGACGACGAGCTGCGCGCCCTCACCGCGCCCGCGCTCGACCAGCTGCGCACCCACCGCTCCTTTCTGGAGTGGATGCCGCCTGGCGTGGGCAAGGGCGCGGCGCTGGCCGAGGTGGCCGCGCGGCTGGGGCTGAGCAAGGAAGAGGTGATGAGCGTGGGCGACAGCCAGAACGACATCAGCATGTTCGCGGTGAGCGGGGTGAGCGTGGCCATGGCCAGCGCCGCGCCCGACGTGGCCGCGCACGCCCGCTACCGCACCGCGTCCAACGCCGAGGATGGCGTGGCCCTCGCACTGCGCCGCTTCGCGCTGGGCGTAGCGGTCTAG
- a CDS encoding phage tail protein — translation MDDLHLILVDPKPALCRALRKAFDGLPNVEVVQGYFERLPAFDCMVSAANSFGLMDGGVDAAIINFFGDQLMARVQRRILDVYLGEQPVGTALIVETQHPKHPFIAHAPTMRVPSSVAESENAYLAMWATLLAVRQHNQTAAPPIRTLACPGLATATGGMLLDEAARQMALAYTNFLSPPFKITWAFADRRHAQIRRRAKVDED, via the coding sequence ATGGACGATCTCCATCTCATCCTGGTCGACCCCAAGCCAGCGCTCTGCCGGGCCTTGCGGAAGGCCTTTGATGGTCTGCCCAACGTCGAGGTGGTGCAGGGCTACTTCGAGCGCCTGCCCGCCTTTGACTGCATGGTCAGTGCCGCCAACTCGTTTGGGCTGATGGATGGCGGTGTGGATGCCGCGATCATCAACTTCTTTGGCGACCAGCTGATGGCCCGTGTCCAGCGGCGCATCCTGGATGTGTACCTGGGCGAGCAGCCGGTGGGCACCGCGCTGATTGTGGAGACGCAGCATCCCAAGCACCCCTTCATCGCCCACGCCCCAACCATGCGCGTGCCCAGCTCGGTGGCGGAGAGCGAGAACGCCTACCTGGCCATGTGGGCCACGCTGCTGGCGGTGCGCCAGCACAACCAGACCGCCGCGCCGCCTATCCGCACGCTCGCATGCCCAGGGCTGGCCACCGCAACAGGCGGCATGCTGCTCGACGAGGCCGCGCGGCAGATGGCGCTGGCCTACACCAATTTTCTCAGCCCGCCGTTCAAGATCACCTGGGCGTTTGCCGATCGCCGCCACGCGCAGATTCGGCGGCGGGCTAAGGTCGATGAGGACTAG
- a CDS encoding Zn-dependent exopeptidase M28, which translates to MADAAPILPFVQRLAVPDPATRRGALLAILRELGVPVLRYCDEIAGRTPENIVVRLGQGAPRLVLAAHYDSAPGSSGANDNAAGVAILLSLLREYRQHPPALPCDIVFFDLEEAGGWGSRAYVERFATEHILAMLNLDVCGFGDTILLGPRHSCEEWPLQAAVDTAVQRGAGRVRVVRHLPLGDDASFAAVGIPSLSVTIAPEADVEPLLEAVPLMRQLRPAARMPAVAETIHNGPRDSVDVVEEAAMQAVRACVRGMVAVLSQAYSG; encoded by the coding sequence ATGGCCGATGCTGCGCCCATCCTCCCCTTTGTCCAGCGGCTCGCCGTGCCCGACCCGGCGACGCGCCGGGGTGCTCTGCTGGCGATCCTTCGCGAGCTGGGCGTCCCTGTTCTGCGCTATTGTGACGAGATCGCGGGGCGCACTCCCGAGAATATCGTCGTTCGCCTCGGCCAGGGCGCGCCCCGCCTGGTGCTGGCCGCCCACTACGACAGCGCGCCTGGCAGTAGCGGGGCCAACGACAACGCCGCTGGCGTGGCCATCTTGCTCAGCCTGCTGCGCGAGTATCGGCAGCACCCGCCCGCGCTGCCCTGCGATATCGTGTTCTTTGATCTAGAGGAGGCGGGCGGCTGGGGAAGCCGCGCCTACGTCGAGCGTTTCGCCACAGAGCACATTCTGGCGATGCTGAACCTCGATGTCTGCGGGTTTGGCGACACGATACTGCTCGGCCCGCGCCACAGCTGCGAGGAGTGGCCGCTGCAGGCGGCTGTCGATACGGCTGTGCAGCGGGGCGCGGGCCGTGTTCGCGTGGTGCGCCATCTGCCGCTGGGCGACGATGCCAGCTTTGCGGCGGTCGGCATCCCCAGCCTGTCGGTGACAATCGCGCCCGAGGCGGATGTGGAGCCGCTGCTTGAGGCGGTGCCGCTGATGCGCCAGCTGCGGCCAGCCGCGCGGATGCCAGCTGTAGCCGAGACGATCCACAACGGGCCACGCGACAGCGTCGATGTGGTCGAGGAGGCGGCGATGCAGGCGGTGCGTGCCTGCGTGCGAGGGATGGTAGCGGTGCTATCGCAGGCATACAGCGGATGA
- a CDS encoding macro domain-containing protein — protein sequence MSIQYLQGDATSPQAKGNKIIAHICNDIGGWGRGFVLAISRRWGAPETAYRAWYQGRASNDFGLGAVQLVAVERYIWVANMVGQRGTKTGSKGPPVRYDAVAACLMKLADLAQLHEASVHMPRIGCGLAGGSWDRIEPLVRSALLDQGIDVTVYDFD from the coding sequence ATGAGCATACAGTATCTTCAGGGCGACGCCACCTCGCCACAGGCAAAGGGCAACAAGATCATCGCGCATATCTGCAATGATATCGGCGGCTGGGGTCGTGGCTTTGTGCTCGCCATCTCGCGCCGCTGGGGCGCGCCGGAGACGGCGTATCGAGCGTGGTATCAGGGGCGAGCCTCAAATGACTTTGGCCTGGGCGCGGTGCAGCTTGTGGCGGTTGAGCGCTACATCTGGGTGGCAAACATGGTGGGCCAGCGGGGCACCAAGACCGGCAGCAAGGGGCCACCCGTGCGCTACGATGCCGTCGCCGCATGCCTCATGAAGCTGGCCGACCTGGCGCAGCTTCATGAGGCGTCTGTCCATATGCCCAGGATCGGCTGCGGCCTCGCTGGCGGCAGCTGGGATCGGATTGAGCCGCTGGTGCGCAGCGCGCTGCTTGATCAGGGTATCGATGTCACGGTCTATGATTTTGACTGA
- a CDS encoding 2-hydroxy-3-oxopropionate reductase — translation MRPYVICHIVSSVDGRILPDRWHPPFQDDGTYDRLHDEIGSDAWLVGRVTGQEFAQRDTPYPPSQASYPRQPWLAQEQAEAWAVVLDAQGKIAWGRGEIGGDPLLVVLAQAVPDSHLAGLRADGVSYMFAGERKIDLAAALAALGDQLGLRRMLLEGGGAINGAMLAAGLVDELSLVIAPSVDGTPGSAAVFDMAGGPGALPGAQMALAHCEALEGGHVWLRYRLTWGA, via the coding sequence ATGAGACCATATGTGATCTGCCACATAGTGTCGAGCGTGGATGGCCGCATCCTGCCCGACCGCTGGCACCCGCCGTTTCAGGATGACGGCACCTACGACCGCCTGCACGACGAGATCGGCAGCGACGCCTGGCTGGTGGGCCGCGTCACCGGGCAGGAGTTCGCCCAGCGCGATACGCCCTACCCGCCGAGCCAGGCCAGCTACCCGCGCCAGCCATGGCTGGCGCAGGAGCAGGCCGAGGCATGGGCGGTTGTGCTTGACGCCCAAGGCAAGATCGCCTGGGGGCGCGGCGAGATCGGCGGCGACCCGCTGCTGGTGGTGCTGGCCCAGGCTGTGCCCGACAGCCACCTGGCCGGGCTGCGCGCCGATGGTGTCTCGTACATGTTCGCGGGCGAGCGCAAGATCGACCTGGCCGCCGCGCTGGCTGCGCTGGGCGACCAGCTGGGCCTACGGCGCATGCTGCTGGAGGGCGGTGGGGCGATCAATGGGGCGATGCTGGCCGCTGGGCTGGTGGACGAGCTAAGCCTGGTGATCGCGCCGAGCGTGGATGGCACGCCGGGCAGCGCCGCCGTGTTCGACATGGCGGGCGGGCCGGGCGCGCTGCCTGGCGCACAGATGGCGCTGGCGCACTGCGAGGCGCTGGAAGGCGGCCACGTGTGGCTGCGCTACCGCCTAACCTGGGGCGCGTAG
- a CDS encoding sodium:proton antiporter produces the protein MEVFEVIIALLLGGAVLAAVARRMGAPYPALVALAGAVLALIPGVPTLELDPELALALFVAPVLSDAAFDASPRDLRANWRPVASLALGAVILTIGLTAWVTKLLVPDMPWGAAIALGAIVAPPDAAAATTVLKQLRPPHRLLVILEGESLFNDASALLIYRLAVSATITGFISGWSVVPTMLVVTVGSVVLAMVLAPLSLAIHSRIRDVATSVIFQFGGTFLVWVIAERLHLSGIIALVVFAMLASRRSPEIMPAHIRIPSWAVWEVAVFVLNVLAFILVGFQLKSIAARATTELGVQYTLVAVAVCAAVIVARILWVTGAAALSRSLVKLTGRRDPVALSARSAAVVGWCGMRGTVTLATALALPTGSEGAFPYRDLIIVAAFGVVLGTLVIQGMTLRPLMLRLHLEDDGEVEREVRSARVAVLRAAVTAAAGCPGAETAKLARYRYEIQLRHAEREYAVDGSVPMVETTPAPDGSTHSVDAYVVRTATQAQRQHLMSLRSSGTIGDTAFQRIEEELDWAELDWAQLLRVNLREEA, from the coding sequence ATGGAAGTATTTGAGGTAATTATCGCGCTGCTGCTGGGCGGGGCTGTGCTGGCGGCGGTGGCCCGTCGGATGGGCGCGCCCTACCCCGCGCTGGTGGCGCTGGCTGGCGCGGTGCTCGCGCTCATCCCCGGCGTACCCACGCTAGAGCTAGACCCCGAGCTAGCGCTGGCGCTGTTTGTCGCGCCCGTGCTCAGCGACGCGGCCTTCGACGCCTCGCCGCGCGACCTGCGCGCGAACTGGCGGCCGGTGGCCAGCCTGGCGCTCGGCGCGGTCATCCTGACCATCGGGCTCACCGCGTGGGTGACCAAGCTGCTGGTGCCCGACATGCCCTGGGGCGCGGCGATCGCGCTGGGCGCGATCGTGGCCCCGCCCGACGCGGCGGCGGCCACCACGGTGCTCAAGCAGCTGCGCCCGCCGCACCGCCTGCTGGTCATCCTGGAGGGCGAGAGCCTGTTCAACGACGCCAGCGCGCTGCTGATCTACCGCCTGGCGGTCAGCGCCACGATCACCGGTTTCATCTCGGGGTGGAGCGTGGTGCCGACCATGCTGGTGGTGACGGTGGGCAGCGTGGTGCTGGCCATGGTGCTCGCGCCGCTGTCGCTGGCCATCCACAGCCGCATCCGCGATGTGGCGACCTCGGTGATCTTCCAGTTCGGCGGCACCTTCCTGGTCTGGGTGATCGCCGAGCGGCTGCACCTCTCGGGCATCATCGCCCTGGTGGTCTTCGCCATGCTGGCGTCGCGCCGCTCGCCCGAGATCATGCCCGCGCACATCCGCATCCCCTCGTGGGCGGTGTGGGAGGTGGCGGTGTTCGTGCTGAACGTGCTGGCCTTCATCCTGGTCGGCTTCCAGCTCAAGTCGATCGCCGCGCGGGCCACCACCGAGCTGGGCGTGCAGTACACGCTCGTGGCGGTGGCGGTGTGCGCGGCGGTGATCGTGGCGCGCATCCTCTGGGTGACGGGCGCGGCGGCGCTGAGCCGCTCGCTGGTCAAGCTGACGGGCAGGCGCGACCCCGTGGCGCTGAGCGCCCGCAGCGCGGCGGTGGTGGGCTGGTGCGGCATGCGCGGCACCGTGACGCTGGCCACCGCGCTGGCGCTGCCCACCGGCAGCGAGGGCGCGTTCCCCTACCGCGACCTGATCATCGTGGCCGCGTTCGGCGTGGTGCTGGGCACGCTGGTCATCCAGGGTATGACGCTGCGCCCGCTGATGCTGCGCCTGCACCTTGAGGACGACGGCGAGGTCGAGCGCGAGGTGCGCTCGGCGCGTGTCGCGGTGCTGCGGGCGGCGGTGACGGCGGCGGCGGGCTGCCCGGGGGCCGAGACGGCGAAGCTGGCGCGCTACCGCTACGAGATCCAGCTGCGCCACGCCGAGCGCGAGTACGCCGTCGACGGCAGCGTGCCGATGGTCGAGACCACGCCTGCCCCGGACGGCAGCACCCATAGCGTCGACGCCTATGTAGTGCGCACCGCCACCCAGGCCCAGCGCCAGCACCTGATGTCGCTGCGCTCGTCGGGCACGATCGGCGATACCGCGTTCCAGCGGATCGAGGAGGAGCTAGACTGGGCCGAGCTTGACTGGGCGCAGCTGCTGCGCGTGAACCTACGCGAGGAGGCCTAG
- a CDS encoding aldo/keto reductase, with the protein MQYTRLGNTGMEVSRICLGCMGFGDAERWVHKWVLDEEQSRPVIKHALEIGINFFDTANVYSIGRSEEIVGKALKDFARREDVVLATKVHGRMREGPNGGGLSRRAILAEIDNSLRRLGTDYVDLYQIHRWDYQTPIEETMEALNDVVRAGKARYIGASAMWAWQFQKALHVAEQHSWARFVSMQNHLNLIYREEEREMLPLCREEKIGAIPYSPLAAGRLTRDWDGQTLRAATDQTAKAKYDTTADTDRQIVQRVAEVAEQLGVARVHVALAWLLQKQPVAAPIIGATKIEHLDAAVGALDVALSAEQVAYLEEPYVPHRIVGHQ; encoded by the coding sequence ATGCAGTACACACGGCTTGGCAACACCGGCATGGAAGTCTCGCGCATCTGCCTGGGCTGCATGGGCTTTGGCGACGCCGAGCGCTGGGTGCACAAATGGGTGCTCGACGAGGAGCAGAGCCGCCCCGTGATCAAGCACGCGCTTGAGATCGGCATCAACTTCTTCGACACCGCCAATGTCTACTCGATCGGCAGGAGCGAGGAGATCGTGGGGAAGGCACTCAAGGACTTCGCGCGGCGCGAGGATGTGGTGCTGGCCACCAAGGTGCACGGCAGAATGCGCGAGGGGCCAAACGGCGGCGGGCTCTCGCGCCGCGCCATCCTGGCCGAGATCGACAACAGCCTGCGGCGGCTGGGCACCGACTACGTCGACCTCTACCAGATCCACCGCTGGGACTACCAGACGCCAATCGAGGAGACCATGGAGGCGCTGAACGATGTGGTGCGCGCCGGTAAGGCCCGCTACATCGGCGCGTCGGCCATGTGGGCCTGGCAGTTCCAGAAGGCGCTGCATGTGGCCGAGCAGCACAGCTGGGCGCGCTTTGTCTCGATGCAGAACCACCTGAACCTGATCTACCGCGAGGAGGAGCGCGAGATGCTGCCGCTCTGCCGCGAGGAGAAGATCGGCGCGATCCCCTACAGCCCGCTGGCGGCGGGGCGGCTGACCCGCGACTGGGATGGCCAGACCCTGCGCGCCGCCACCGACCAGACCGCCAAGGCCAAGTACGACACCACCGCCGACACCGACCGCCAGATCGTGCAGCGTGTGGCCGAGGTGGCCGAGCAGCTGGGCGTGGCCCGCGTGCACGTGGCCCTGGCCTGGCTGCTGCAGAAGCAGCCGGTGGCCGCGCCGATCATCGGGGCCACCAAGATCGAGCATCTGGATGCCGCCGTGGGCGCGCTGGATGTGGCGCTGAGCGCCGAGCAGGTGGCCTACCTCGAAGAGCCGTACGTGCCGCACAGGATCGTTGGACACCAGTGA
- a CDS encoding aldo/keto reductase, whose translation MSLQKRKLGTQGLEVSALGLGCMGMSQSYGTAEDRDERESIATLYRAIELGCTFLDTAEAYGPFANEELLGRALKGRREQVTLATKFGFRLGQGGISGVDSRPEHIREVVEASLRRLQTDHIDLLYQHRVDPAVPIEEVAGTVGQLVQEGKVRFFGLSEAGVANIRRAHATFPVSALQSEYSLWERNLEEEIIPTLRELGIGLVPFSPLGRGFLTGAVQRAEDYPEGDFRRNDPRYQGANFDANMRAAETVRELAAAIGAKPGQVALAWLLHKGDDIAPIPGTKRVKYLEENVAAAQIALDADQLATLDAALAPGKVSGPRYGAAMNAMIDR comes from the coding sequence ATGAGCCTTCAGAAACGCAAGCTCGGCACGCAGGGCCTTGAGGTCTCGGCGCTTGGCCTGGGCTGCATGGGCATGAGCCAGTCGTACGGCACCGCCGAGGATCGCGACGAGCGCGAGTCGATCGCGACGCTGTACCGCGCCATCGAGCTGGGCTGCACCTTCCTGGACACCGCCGAGGCCTACGGGCCGTTCGCCAACGAGGAGCTGCTGGGCCGCGCCCTGAAGGGCAGGCGCGAGCAGGTGACGCTAGCCACCAAGTTCGGCTTCCGGCTGGGCCAGGGCGGGATATCGGGGGTGGATAGCCGCCCCGAGCACATCCGCGAGGTGGTGGAGGCCTCGCTGCGGCGGCTGCAGACCGACCACATCGACCTGCTCTACCAGCACCGTGTCGACCCCGCCGTGCCGATCGAGGAGGTGGCAGGCACCGTGGGCCAGCTGGTGCAGGAGGGCAAGGTGCGGTTCTTTGGCCTCTCCGAGGCGGGCGTGGCCAACATCCGCCGCGCCCACGCCACCTTCCCGGTCTCGGCGCTGCAGAGCGAGTACTCGCTGTGGGAGCGCAACCTAGAGGAGGAGATCATCCCCACGCTGCGCGAGCTGGGCATCGGCCTGGTGCCGTTCTCGCCGCTGGGGCGCGGCTTCCTGACCGGCGCGGTGCAGCGGGCCGAGGACTACCCCGAGGGCGACTTCCGGCGCAACGACCCGCGCTACCAGGGCGCGAACTTCGACGCCAACATGCGCGCGGCGGAGACGGTGCGCGAGCTGGCCGCCGCCATCGGCGCGAAGCCCGGGCAGGTGGCGCTGGCCTGGCTGCTGCACAAGGGCGACGATATCGCGCCCATCCCCGGCACCAAGCGCGTGAAGTACCTGGAGGAGAACGTGGCCGCCGCCCAGATCGCGCTGGACGCCGACCAGCTGGCCACGCTGGATGCGGCGCTCGCCCCCGGCAAAGTCTCCGGCCCGCGCTACGGCGCGGCCATGAACGCCATGATCGACCGCTAG